A portion of the Paenibacillus sp. PvR098 genome contains these proteins:
- a CDS encoding (Fe-S)-binding protein: MNRNKELPYDETIQCVQCGYCLPACPTYVTMERETHSPRGRINLVKMAAEGHLSLSELEGPIDLCLGCRACETACPSGVEYGKILEGAREALAEHKAKRTSKPLGKLQDAMFQDVFPDSKKLKLAADMIWLYQKSGLQKVAHKSKLTRILPKNLWAFEEVLPQVTSPAARRNRPRLFEPPKGTQPKWKVAFFTGCIMDAMFEKINRLSMELLAMGGCEVQVIAEQTCCGALHAHAGRKDDTVMLAKQNIEAFERLDVDFIINNAGGCGAMLVEYDHLFHGDPQWEARAKAFVAKTRDITQVLAVCELPLSKPMDEIVTYQHSCHMTNVQKVVKEPLELIKQIPGISYKEMANPNMCCGSAGIYNVVHYEESMEILGVKMETVKTTQATTIVTTNPGCLLQMKLGVQKEGMSDKVRTVHLVELLAESAKLI; the protein is encoded by the coding sequence ATGAACCGAAACAAAGAATTGCCTTACGACGAAACGATCCAATGTGTGCAATGCGGCTACTGCTTACCGGCCTGCCCTACCTACGTGACCATGGAACGGGAAACCCATTCGCCTCGCGGCCGGATCAATTTGGTGAAGATGGCGGCGGAGGGACATCTGTCGCTCAGTGAACTGGAGGGGCCGATCGATCTGTGTCTGGGCTGCCGCGCCTGCGAAACGGCGTGTCCGTCGGGTGTGGAATACGGCAAAATTCTGGAAGGGGCGCGGGAGGCGCTGGCGGAGCATAAGGCTAAGCGGACCTCCAAGCCGCTGGGCAAGCTGCAGGACGCCATGTTTCAGGACGTCTTTCCCGACTCGAAGAAGCTCAAGCTCGCAGCCGATATGATCTGGCTGTACCAAAAGAGCGGTCTGCAGAAGGTGGCGCACAAAAGCAAGCTGACGCGGATCCTGCCGAAAAACCTGTGGGCCTTTGAGGAAGTACTGCCGCAGGTGACTTCTCCCGCAGCAAGGCGCAATCGTCCGCGTCTCTTCGAGCCACCGAAGGGAACCCAGCCGAAGTGGAAAGTAGCTTTTTTCACCGGATGCATCATGGATGCAATGTTCGAGAAGATTAATCGTCTGTCGATGGAACTTCTGGCGATGGGGGGCTGCGAGGTGCAGGTGATCGCCGAGCAGACCTGCTGCGGGGCGCTTCACGCGCATGCCGGACGCAAGGACGATACAGTGATGCTGGCGAAGCAGAACATCGAGGCGTTTGAACGGCTGGACGTGGATTTCATCATCAATAATGCGGGCGGCTGCGGCGCGATGCTGGTGGAATACGATCATCTGTTCCATGGAGATCCACAGTGGGAGGCGCGGGCCAAGGCGTTCGTGGCCAAAACCCGCGATATTACCCAGGTGCTGGCTGTATGCGAGCTGCCTCTCTCCAAACCGATGGACGAGATCGTCACCTACCAGCATTCCTGCCACATGACCAACGTGCAGAAGGTGGTCAAGGAACCACTGGAGCTGATCAAGCAGATTCCGGGGATCTCATATAAGGAAATGGCCAACCCGAATATGTGCTGCGGGTCGGCTGGAATATATAATGTAGTCCATTACGAGGAATCGATGGAAATCCTGGGCGTCAAGATGGAGACGGTCAAGACGACCCAGGCGACGACGATCGTCACCACGAATCCCGGCTGTCTGCTGCAGATGAAGCTGGGTGTGCAGAAGGAAGGCATGTCCGACAAGGTTCGAACGGTTCACCTCGTTGAGCTGCTCGCAGAGTCGGCTAAACTGATATAA
- a CDS encoding FAD-linked oxidase C-terminal domain-containing protein yields the protein MAVAYRKIDSDIVRRVRAIIPEPKRVMTEKADLAGYSFDGSFGTYMPELVVQPKSTAEVASIVKLAYEEVIPVYPRGQSTSLSGGPLPVEGGIVLDLSRWDQKLEVYPEDLIVVVSPGVLTGNIHAAAEKVGLMYPPDPSSSAVSTIGGNLAENSGGPRGLKYGVTKDYVLGLEFVTPQGEIIRTGGRTVKNVTGYDLTKLIVGSEGTLGVITEATLQLIPKPPKTATLLAIFDDIVTSGEAISKVLTSGILPSKMEIMDQASIHAVENYEPSGLPVDAEAIILIEVDGHARTVEEEIKEAGRICEAIGAREVKIASTAVEEANLWKARKLVSPAITRVKPTKISEDATVPRSQIPAMFARLKTIREKYNVNLVVFGHAGDGNLHPNIVADKRDKEEMKRVEQAVTEIFETAIELGGTLSGEHGIGNMKAPFMEMELGKAGLQMMKLIKDSWDPKNIMNPGKIFPAPGQRLNLTEG from the coding sequence ATGGCTGTGGCTTATAGAAAAATAGATTCCGACATCGTACGCCGGGTGCGTGCCATCATTCCTGAACCCAAACGCGTGATGACGGAGAAAGCGGATTTGGCCGGCTATTCCTTTGACGGTTCGTTTGGGACCTATATGCCGGAGCTGGTCGTGCAGCCGAAAAGCACCGCCGAGGTGGCGTCCATCGTCAAGCTGGCCTATGAGGAAGTCATTCCGGTGTATCCTCGCGGCCAGTCGACCTCGCTTTCTGGAGGGCCGCTGCCGGTCGAAGGCGGCATTGTACTGGATCTGTCCCGGTGGGATCAGAAGCTGGAGGTCTACCCCGAGGATCTCATCGTGGTCGTTTCCCCGGGCGTATTGACCGGAAACATCCATGCGGCGGCGGAAAAGGTCGGGTTGATGTACCCGCCTGATCCGAGCAGCTCCGCGGTTTCGACGATCGGCGGCAATTTGGCCGAGAACTCCGGGGGGCCGCGCGGCTTGAAGTACGGTGTAACGAAAGATTATGTGCTGGGGCTGGAATTCGTCACGCCGCAGGGGGAGATTATCCGTACGGGCGGCCGCACGGTGAAGAATGTGACCGGCTATGACTTGACCAAGCTGATTGTCGGGTCGGAAGGGACGCTAGGCGTCATTACCGAAGCGACGCTGCAGCTGATTCCCAAGCCGCCGAAAACGGCGACGCTCCTGGCGATCTTCGATGATATCGTGACTTCCGGCGAAGCAATCTCGAAGGTGCTGACCTCGGGCATCCTGCCCTCCAAAATGGAGATTATGGACCAAGCCTCCATTCATGCGGTGGAAAACTACGAGCCGAGCGGGTTGCCTGTGGACGCCGAGGCGATCATCCTCATTGAGGTGGATGGCCACGCCCGCACGGTCGAGGAAGAGATCAAGGAAGCCGGGCGGATTTGCGAAGCCATCGGGGCCCGCGAGGTAAAGATCGCCAGCACGGCAGTGGAGGAGGCCAATTTGTGGAAAGCGCGCAAACTGGTGTCTCCGGCGATTACCCGGGTCAAGCCGACCAAGATTTCGGAGGACGCCACCGTTCCGCGCAGCCAGATCCCGGCGATGTTTGCCCGGTTGAAAACGATCCGCGAAAAATACAACGTCAACCTGGTTGTGTTCGGGCATGCCGGAGACGGGAATCTGCATCCGAACATTGTGGCTGACAAGCGGGACAAAGAAGAGATGAAGCGCGTCGAGCAGGCCGTGACGGAGATATTTGAAACGGCGATCGAGCTGGGCGGCACGCTGTCCGGTGAGCACGGCATCGGCAACATGAAGGCGCCGTTCATGGAGATGGAGTTGGGGAAAGCAGGGCTTCAAATGATGAAGCTGATCAAGGACAGTTGGGATCCGAAGAATATTATGAATCCGGGCAAGATTTTTCCTGCTCCCGGGCAGCGGCTCAACTTAACGGAGGGGTAG
- a CDS encoding NAD-dependent succinate-semialdehyde dehydrogenase, with protein sequence MYINGEFCNARSNQTFDVINPATGEVVETVAKGGAEDAQAAIDAAQAALQPWSRLTAKDRYTFLTRTAGILRSRTEPIAELITREMGKPLAEARGEIGLAIDYLDWYAEEGKRIYGDTIPASAPNKRIFVLRQPVGVVGAITPWNFPIAMITRKLAPALAAGCTIILKAASATPLAAIEVFKALHEAGVPKGVANLVNGSASEVVGTLMASPVVRKITFTGSTEVGKELVRQSADTMKKVSMELGGHAPLLVFEDADLEKAAEGAIASKFRNAGQTCVCTNRIYVQKSVVEKFASIMAEKVKKLVIGNGLNDGVNIGPLIDKAAMEKAQEHIDDAVEKGATILAGGSKLIEGELAGGCFFAPTVLLNATHDMKISYEETFGPVAPIFTFETEEEAIRYANDTVYGLASYIYTKDGSRMFRVAEAMEYGIVGINDSLPTVAQAPFGGIKESGVGREGGKYGIEDYLEYKFLSLQLDL encoded by the coding sequence CTGTATATCAATGGAGAATTCTGTAATGCCAGGTCCAATCAAACCTTTGACGTGATCAACCCGGCGACGGGAGAAGTAGTAGAAACCGTTGCCAAAGGGGGCGCGGAGGACGCGCAAGCTGCCATTGACGCAGCTCAGGCCGCACTGCAGCCGTGGTCCCGCTTAACGGCGAAGGATCGCTACACGTTTTTGACCCGAACCGCGGGGATTCTCCGCAGCCGTACCGAACCGATTGCGGAGCTGATCACCCGCGAGATGGGCAAACCGCTGGCGGAGGCGAGAGGCGAGATCGGTCTTGCGATCGACTATCTGGACTGGTACGCCGAAGAGGGTAAACGGATCTATGGAGATACCATACCAGCCTCTGCTCCGAACAAGCGCATCTTCGTGCTGCGTCAGCCGGTCGGTGTGGTCGGGGCGATCACCCCGTGGAACTTCCCGATCGCGATGATCACCCGCAAGCTGGCCCCGGCGCTGGCGGCAGGCTGCACGATCATCCTCAAGGCGGCGTCGGCTACGCCGCTGGCCGCGATTGAGGTGTTCAAAGCACTGCATGAAGCCGGTGTGCCCAAGGGCGTAGCGAACCTAGTGAACGGTTCCGCCTCCGAAGTGGTGGGCACCCTGATGGCCAGCCCCGTGGTGCGCAAGATTACCTTCACCGGCTCAACCGAAGTCGGCAAAGAGCTCGTACGCCAGTCGGCCGACACAATGAAGAAAGTATCGATGGAACTCGGCGGACACGCTCCGCTTCTCGTATTTGAGGATGCCGATCTGGAGAAAGCGGCAGAGGGAGCGATCGCCAGCAAGTTCCGCAACGCCGGTCAAACGTGTGTTTGTACGAACCGGATCTATGTGCAGAAGTCCGTGGTTGAGAAGTTTGCCTCCATTATGGCGGAGAAAGTAAAGAAGCTCGTCATTGGCAACGGCCTGAATGACGGCGTCAACATCGGTCCGTTGATCGACAAAGCGGCAATGGAAAAAGCGCAGGAGCATATCGACGATGCGGTGGAGAAGGGTGCCACCATCCTGGCGGGCGGCAGCAAGCTTATCGAAGGTGAACTGGCGGGCGGCTGCTTCTTCGCACCGACCGTGCTGCTTAACGCGACGCATGACATGAAGATTTCCTATGAAGAAACGTTCGGCCCGGTCGCGCCGATCTTTACGTTTGAAACCGAGGAAGAAGCAATTCGCTATGCCAATGACACCGTCTATGGGCTGGCTTCCTACATTTATACCAAAGACGGCTCCCGCATGTTCCGGGTAGCCGAAGCGATGGAGTACGGCATCGTCGGCATCAATGACTCCCTGCCAACTGTAGCGCAAGCTCCGTTCGGCGGGATCAAGGAATCCGGCGTCGGACGTGAAGGCGGCAAGTACGGCATTGAAGATTATTTGGAGTATAAATTCCTGTCCCTCCAGTTGGACCTGTAA
- a CDS encoding thiamine pyrophosphate-dependent enzyme, translated as MKQKMTGAQALVECIRREEVDHVFCVPGESFLSVLDAIYETESIKLISNRHEGGASFMAEGYAKATGKPGVCMATRGVGGANLAIGIHTAMQDSTPMVVFLGQVHSHFRTREGFQEVNQENFFAPISKWTIEITDTDRIPELVQRAFRIAKTGRPGPVVVGLPVDVIDAVAEFEIGPATTIPKPAPSKPEVTAALAMISKAKRPIVIAGGGVVRGGAHEPLIQFSEAMALPVLVSFRRHDAFPNQHAQYLGHIGLGTHKSILDTVKSADLVIAVGMRFSEIVTQGYTLFSSDQDIIHIDIDPNSIGKVYNPAIGIVADAGEALQALVEASTEYPAENREERLAWIAERRRLYDEWIAAELHGDAKMNMKKVIADLQRITPDDAIITNDAGNFCGWLHQFYQFEKPGTYIGPTNGAMGYGLPAAVGAKLAHPERTVVSLSGDGGFMMTLQEFETAVRYEAPVIAIVFNNNMYGTIRMHQEREYPKRITGTLLTNPNFAELARLFGGYGEQIDRHEDFAPAFERALESGKPSIIEVSIDPEQISVSATIEDLRKAKVELFKA; from the coding sequence ATGAAACAAAAAATGACAGGTGCTCAAGCCTTAGTGGAATGTATTCGTAGGGAAGAAGTGGATCATGTATTTTGTGTTCCCGGAGAAAGTTTTTTGAGTGTTTTGGATGCGATCTATGAAACAGAAAGCATCAAGCTGATCTCCAACCGCCATGAAGGCGGAGCATCCTTCATGGCGGAAGGATATGCGAAAGCTACCGGTAAACCGGGAGTGTGTATGGCAACCCGCGGTGTGGGGGGAGCTAACCTGGCTATAGGCATTCATACGGCTATGCAGGATTCCACGCCTATGGTCGTCTTTTTAGGCCAAGTACATAGTCATTTTCGAACGCGGGAAGGCTTCCAGGAAGTCAATCAAGAAAACTTCTTTGCTCCCATCTCAAAATGGACGATTGAAATTACCGATACCGATCGAATTCCAGAGCTTGTTCAACGGGCATTCCGCATAGCGAAAACCGGACGCCCAGGTCCAGTTGTCGTGGGCTTGCCTGTGGATGTGATCGATGCGGTTGCAGAATTTGAAATAGGTCCTGCAACTACGATTCCAAAGCCTGCACCAAGCAAACCTGAAGTTACAGCAGCACTTGCGATGATTTCCAAGGCAAAGCGTCCTATTGTTATTGCCGGGGGAGGTGTAGTCCGAGGAGGCGCACATGAACCCTTGATCCAGTTCTCAGAAGCGATGGCACTGCCGGTATTGGTATCATTTCGTCGTCATGATGCATTTCCGAATCAACATGCGCAGTATCTTGGTCATATCGGACTGGGAACCCACAAGAGCATTCTGGATACGGTGAAAAGTGCTGATCTTGTTATAGCTGTAGGGATGCGTTTTTCAGAAATTGTTACTCAAGGGTATACGTTATTCTCATCCGATCAGGACATTATTCATATAGATATCGATCCGAATAGTATAGGGAAGGTTTATAATCCGGCGATAGGAATTGTTGCGGATGCCGGTGAAGCATTACAAGCATTGGTTGAAGCTTCCACGGAATATCCGGCTGAAAATAGAGAGGAACGTTTGGCTTGGATTGCCGAGCGTCGTCGATTGTATGACGAATGGATTGCTGCAGAATTACACGGGGATGCAAAAATGAATATGAAGAAGGTTATCGCCGATCTGCAGCGGATCACGCCTGATGATGCGATTATTACCAATGATGCAGGGAACTTTTGCGGTTGGTTGCATCAATTTTACCAATTTGAAAAACCCGGTACCTATATTGGACCGACCAATGGAGCTATGGGCTATGGATTGCCGGCTGCGGTGGGAGCTAAATTGGCTCACCCGGAACGCACTGTGGTTTCCTTATCCGGAGACGGAGGTTTTATGATGACCCTGCAGGAATTTGAAACGGCAGTTCGTTATGAAGCACCCGTGATTGCTATTGTGTTTAATAACAATATGTACGGTACCATTCGGATGCATCAAGAACGAGAGTACCCGAAAAGAATTACCGGAACGCTGCTGACGAATCCGAACTTTGCGGAGCTGGCCAGATTATTCGGCGGTTACGGAGAGCAGATTGATCGACATGAAGATTTTGCTCCTGCGTTTGAGCGGGCTCTTGAATCAGGCAAGCCTTCAATCATTGAAGTATCCATAGACCCGGAGCAAATTTCGGTTTCCGCTACGATTGAGGATTTAAGAAAGGCGAAGGTTGAACTCTTTAAAGCTTAG
- a CDS encoding Rieske 2Fe-2S domain-containing protein — protein MLNNKQKYIVGTVDELPPGERKIVNVGGRSIGVFNVDGEFFALRNRCPHGGAPLCEGVLSGFVQSKGRGDYSYARKGEILRCPWHQWEFDIKTGQSWFDPVKTRVRAYETKVEAGCTLADAGCEMKEGPYVAETFSVSLDKDYIVLEI, from the coding sequence ATGTTAAATAACAAACAGAAATATATCGTCGGAACTGTAGATGAACTCCCTCCTGGAGAACGGAAAATCGTCAATGTCGGGGGGCGGTCAATCGGCGTTTTTAATGTGGACGGCGAATTTTTTGCCCTGCGAAACCGCTGCCCGCATGGAGGCGCACCGCTCTGCGAAGGGGTGCTCAGCGGGTTTGTCCAATCTAAAGGTCGAGGCGACTACTCTTATGCGAGAAAAGGGGAGATTCTCCGCTGCCCTTGGCACCAATGGGAGTTCGACATTAAAACCGGCCAGTCCTGGTTCGATCCGGTCAAGACTCGTGTCCGCGCTTACGAGACCAAGGTGGAGGCTGGCTGCACGCTGGCGGATGCCGGGTGCGAGATGAAAGAAGGACCCTACGTGGCAGAAACCTTCTCCGTATCTCTGGATAAAGATTACATCGTTCTTGAGATCTAG
- a CDS encoding amidohydrolase family protein: MTMFSSVVKEPKRKTGARFIDCDIHNEVPSSEVLKQYLPLRWRNYMDMVGLRSYHGFANHIPYPKGNPGGTRTDSWPPNGQIPGSDLNFMREQLLEPLNLEYGILNCLYRVGEQLNDEYGAALARAVNDWQIAEWLDKEPRLRASIVIPYENAELAADEINRVASHPGFVQVLIMPRTREPMGRRKYWKIYEAAENHGLPIAVHFGGLGGNATTSSGFPSYYIEDHTNMAQAFQCQVISMVCEGVFERFPNLHTVMLEGGFAWVPSLMWRLDKHWKRLREEVPFLTRKPSEYIRGHMRFTTQPMEEPPVAEYLLQVIEHLGSDEMLMFATDYPHWDYDSPDLTFPPKFPESLKQKIFYDNARSFYRLPDKEEERDDVK, translated from the coding sequence ATGACGATGTTTAGTTCTGTGGTGAAGGAGCCCAAACGTAAAACCGGAGCCCGTTTCATCGACTGCGATATTCATAATGAAGTTCCCTCGAGCGAAGTGCTGAAGCAGTACCTTCCCCTGCGTTGGAGGAATTATATGGACATGGTCGGCTTGCGCAGCTACCATGGGTTCGCGAACCATATCCCGTATCCCAAGGGTAATCCGGGCGGAACGCGAACGGACTCTTGGCCGCCCAACGGTCAGATCCCCGGCTCCGACCTGAATTTCATGCGGGAGCAGCTGCTGGAGCCCTTGAATTTGGAGTACGGCATTCTCAACTGTCTATACCGTGTGGGGGAGCAGCTCAATGATGAATACGGCGCGGCGCTGGCCCGGGCCGTCAACGATTGGCAAATCGCCGAATGGCTGGATAAAGAACCGCGGCTGCGGGCTTCCATTGTCATTCCGTACGAGAACGCCGAGCTTGCGGCGGACGAAATCAACCGGGTCGCGAGTCACCCCGGCTTCGTGCAGGTGCTGATCATGCCCCGTACCCGGGAGCCGATGGGTCGGCGGAAATATTGGAAAATCTATGAGGCGGCGGAAAACCACGGCTTACCGATCGCTGTTCATTTTGGGGGATTAGGCGGGAACGCCACGACCTCCTCCGGATTTCCCTCGTACTATATCGAGGACCATACCAACATGGCGCAGGCGTTTCAATGCCAGGTGATCAGCATGGTCTGCGAAGGGGTGTTTGAACGGTTCCCGAACCTGCACACGGTCATGCTCGAAGGCGGATTTGCCTGGGTGCCTTCGCTGATGTGGCGGCTCGACAAGCACTGGAAGCGTCTGCGCGAGGAAGTGCCTTTCTTGACGCGCAAGCCGTCGGAGTATATCCGCGGGCATATGCGCTTTACGACGCAGCCGATGGAGGAACCGCCGGTTGCGGAATATCTGCTTCAGGTGATCGAACATTTGGGCTCGGATGAGATGCTCATGTTTGCCACGGATTATCCACACTGGGACTATGATTCGCCCGATTTAACGTTTCCGCCCAAATTCCCGGAGTCGTTAAAGCAAAAGATTTTCTATGACAATGCCCGCTCATTCTACCGGCTTCCTGATAAGGAGGAGGAACGTGACGATGTTAAATAA
- a CDS encoding amidohydrolase family protein: MDELMTQEHNSNQTKTGVIDCDVHNAVPSIQALFPYLTDRWRDYIVEHGIKGLEPNYYPRGVSLSSRPGSELPSGHPPGSDLETLRQQVLDPWNVQYAILNCLYGVQMIHNEDWAAAMASAVNDWQRVEWLDKEPRLRASIVVASQNPEQAAEEIHRLGRDPGFVQVLLLVRSEMLYGKKHFWPIYEAAQQYGLPIGIHAGGMTGYPTMPVGWPSYYLEDYVSHSQAFQSQIVSLITEGVFQRFPSLRVVLLESGFTWMPALMWRLDKNWKGLRREVPWVDRLPSEIIREHFRLTIQPLDEAPVPEHLLQTMAQLRSEDMLLFSTDYPHWHFDTKEEALPAQLPPSLEKKILSDNARLLYRF, encoded by the coding sequence ATGGATGAGCTCATGACGCAGGAACACAATAGCAACCAAACCAAAACAGGGGTCATCGATTGTGATGTGCACAATGCAGTCCCTTCAATACAAGCCCTATTCCCCTATTTAACCGATCGTTGGCGCGATTATATCGTGGAGCATGGGATCAAAGGATTGGAACCAAATTATTATCCGAGAGGTGTATCCCTTTCGTCCAGACCGGGTTCAGAGCTGCCTTCCGGCCATCCGCCGGGTTCGGATCTGGAGACTTTGCGTCAGCAGGTATTGGATCCGTGGAATGTGCAGTATGCCATTCTCAATTGTCTTTATGGGGTTCAGATGATTCACAATGAGGACTGGGCTGCAGCGATGGCCTCGGCGGTCAACGATTGGCAGCGCGTGGAATGGCTGGATAAGGAACCGCGGCTGCGGGCCTCCATCGTCGTCGCCAGCCAAAACCCGGAGCAGGCGGCGGAGGAAATTCACCGGTTGGGCCGGGATCCCGGTTTCGTGCAGGTGCTGCTTTTGGTCCGCTCTGAAATGCTCTACGGCAAAAAGCATTTCTGGCCGATCTACGAGGCGGCCCAGCAGTACGGGCTGCCGATCGGGATTCATGCCGGCGGAATGACGGGGTACCCGACGATGCCGGTCGGTTGGCCTTCGTATTATCTTGAGGATTATGTCAGCCATTCGCAAGCCTTCCAGTCACAAATCGTAAGCCTGATCACCGAAGGCGTTTTCCAGCGCTTCCCGTCACTTCGGGTCGTGCTGCTTGAAAGCGGCTTTACCTGGATGCCAGCGCTGATGTGGCGGCTCGACAAGAACTGGAAGGGCCTGCGCCGGGAAGTGCCGTGGGTGGACCGTTTACCCTCGGAGATCATCCGGGAGCATTTCCGATTAACTATCCAGCCGCTAGACGAAGCGCCGGTACCCGAACACCTGCTGCAAACCATGGCGCAGCTGCGCTCCGAAGACATGCTGTTGTTTTCTACCGATTATCCGCACTGGCACTTCGATACGAAGGAAGAGGCGCTCCCGGCCCAGCTACCGCCTAGTCTGGAGAAGAAAATTTTATCGGATAACGCGCGTTTGCTTTACCGTTTCTAA
- a CDS encoding Nramp family divalent metal transporter, with protein MAKPMENQTLELRPKGGGFLETLKSIGPGLVVAFAWLGTGDLVDASVSGANYGYDLMWVLCIALFCRYFFVNALAKYQLCNSNGDETIFHGFFRVWKGFPLLLGVSGYIMGFVYVSYMIRGTGVALYHLFGEVGNSFSWSIVGVLLAIYVTTRPRQLKALEFVARTACVVIILTFIFAIFKTGVNIGAFIEGLSFGIPANNDAFGALLIAVSIIGAVGGSAANLLYPYLMNDKGWKGPQQRKLQIIDLLTGIVAIVVINLAIWIVAAETMYGQGQAIHNEVDLAAMMAQAVGPIGPLLLWITVFFVCFTSYPTFSFGFTKLLLHGVHLSTKRGEKYEKPEMDPKFKWFSVGGLLVVPLIFSMPFAPNLVTLTIVGNSLAVITAPIIIVGIIFMTSRKSMMLPAYVNKWWENLILGIVGCIGLWATYSLLMVLLEKLG; from the coding sequence ATGGCAAAACCTATGGAAAATCAGACATTGGAACTACGGCCAAAAGGCGGGGGCTTTCTGGAAACACTGAAGAGCATCGGTCCAGGATTAGTCGTCGCATTCGCTTGGCTTGGAACAGGGGATTTGGTTGATGCATCCGTGTCTGGGGCTAACTACGGATATGACTTAATGTGGGTGCTTTGCATCGCTTTGTTTTGCCGTTATTTCTTTGTTAACGCGCTGGCTAAATATCAGCTGTGTAATAGCAATGGAGATGAAACTATATTTCATGGTTTTTTCCGGGTATGGAAAGGGTTTCCGCTGTTATTGGGCGTATCTGGTTATATCATGGGTTTCGTTTATGTATCCTATATGATCCGGGGAACAGGGGTAGCTTTATATCACCTGTTTGGTGAGGTCGGCAATAGCTTCAGTTGGTCCATAGTCGGGGTACTTCTGGCGATTTATGTGACCACACGGCCCCGTCAATTGAAAGCGCTTGAATTTGTAGCGCGTACCGCTTGCGTTGTCATTATTTTGACGTTTATCTTCGCTATTTTTAAAACCGGTGTAAACATAGGAGCATTTATTGAAGGTCTCAGTTTTGGAATACCAGCTAACAATGATGCGTTCGGTGCACTGCTTATCGCGGTTTCCATTATCGGTGCCGTTGGCGGCTCAGCTGCAAACCTTTTGTATCCTTACCTGATGAACGACAAGGGATGGAAGGGGCCGCAGCAGCGTAAATTACAAATTATCGATCTGCTAACCGGAATCGTTGCGATCGTCGTAATCAACTTGGCCATCTGGATTGTTGCTGCCGAAACCATGTATGGTCAAGGGCAAGCCATACATAACGAGGTCGACTTGGCTGCCATGATGGCACAAGCCGTTGGCCCGATCGGACCACTTTTGTTGTGGATCACCGTGTTCTTTGTCTGCTTCACCTCTTATCCGACGTTTTCTTTCGGATTCACGAAGCTGTTATTGCATGGGGTGCATCTCTCAACAAAAAGGGGCGAGAAATACGAAAAACCCGAGATGGATCCAAAGTTTAAATGGTTTTCGGTCGGGGGTCTTCTCGTCGTGCCGCTCATTTTCTCCATGCCTTTCGCGCCCAATTTAGTTACTCTTACCATTGTCGGCAATAGCTTGGCCGTTATTACCGCACCAATTATCATCGTAGGGATCATTTTTATGACATCCCGTAAGAGCATGATGCTGCCGGCATATGTGAATAAATGGTGGGAAAATCTCATTCTTGGTATTGTCGGATGTATCGGTTTATGGGCGACTTACAGTTTGTTAATGGTGTTACTCGAAAAGTTGGGTTGA
- a CDS encoding GntR family transcriptional regulator: protein MDGHITLITTDFTLEPLDYSSSYTPLREVVYQKLKTSILNGSLKPGQLLSENLIADKLSVSRTPVREAIRILETENLLTFLPGRKVIVTLPTLQDIHEVYEIRSIVEAEALRRITTNHHALIRQMEDAIERGEEYRKQGNLQKRGEMNTYFHLSIISALENQRVQRFIDSLHDTISRFRVYYLTLEWAIEREDEHKEIITLIKQGNTEQAVIVLKRHLAISKDNLANVFTRK from the coding sequence ATGGATGGCCATATCACTCTCATCACAACCGATTTCACTCTCGAACCGCTAGATTATTCCTCATCTTACACGCCCCTTCGCGAAGTGGTATATCAGAAACTCAAAACGTCAATCTTGAATGGTTCCTTAAAGCCGGGACAGCTTCTTAGCGAAAATCTGATTGCCGACAAGCTCTCTGTCAGCCGTACACCGGTCCGCGAAGCCATTCGGATCCTTGAAACAGAAAATCTGCTCACTTTTTTGCCGGGAAGAAAAGTGATTGTAACACTGCCTACGCTCCAGGATATCCATGAAGTGTATGAGATTCGTTCTATTGTTGAGGCCGAAGCTTTGCGGAGAATCACAACGAACCACCATGCCTTAATCCGTCAAATGGAAGACGCGATTGAACGGGGGGAAGAATACCGTAAACAAGGAAATCTCCAAAAAAGAGGGGAAATGAACACCTACTTCCATCTCTCGATTATTTCTGCCCTTGAAAATCAAAGGGTGCAGCGGTTCATCGATTCCCTCCATGACACCATTTCCCGCTTTCGGGTGTATTATCTGACCTTGGAATGGGCTATCGAGCGTGAAGACGAACACAAGGAAATCATTACCCTCATCAAGCAAGGCAATACGGAGCAGGCTGTAATTGTCTTAAAACGGCATTTGGCCATTTCCAAAGACAATTTGGCTAACGTTTTTACACGCAAATAA